The following proteins are encoded in a genomic region of [Eubacterium] hominis:
- a CDS encoding glycoside hydrolase family 127 protein produces the protein MSKQDLSVIEQDIEALYLGNLKTVEFDLDLPTSGANGSSITWSSSDERYLESNGKVHVLAYGKGKRDVILTGHFSYGEESLEKEYLVTVLEEANKIKVEKIYPIDVDAQCGKMVNLPTVAIVVTDEHKTISHSVKWDDGDTQCFDKLGDVEVHGVLLDTKIDVVANIHVVEKIENKQEIQERVVEDFNKKDVDLLDGSAFKEAQDRMLEVLLAQDDDQMLYNFRAASGLDTKDAPQMIGWDTPDSKLRGHTTGHYLSALALCYAATGNEKIKEKAVYMIEELAKCQEAFGKLGTCHKGFLSAYDETQFDLLEKFTPYPEIWAPYYTLHKIMAGLLDCFEYVGIKEAYNIVDQLGDWVYARLSRLDNKTLKKMWGTYIAGEFGGMNESMAKLYQLSKKPEHLAAAKLFDNDRLFYPMIRKIDAIGGMHANQHIPQVIGVMKIYEAGNDRKYYEIAKYFWNIVTKAHIYAIGGTGETEMFHQPNRIGALLSDNTAESCASYNMLKLTKELFLYEPKASYMDYYERAMQNHILSSLEKRPTGASTYFMPLRPGGRKSFDVENSCCHGTGLENHFRYGDAIYHYGKDCVYVNLFLSSKVTYQGVEIIQHVDETKPQDVHIEVNGKGDFALKIRVPYWCHGEYQVNMNDKIETVSMDKDGYIQIQKQWNNDHVHIVFGISYELEQTPDRPEIMSLRYGPYVLAALSDEQDYLNLALKKDNLSSVMKQKDHTCEFYDEADGLTFVPIHTTDKQAYHVYFKLA, from the coding sequence ATGAGTAAACAAGATTTAAGTGTGATTGAACAGGATATAGAAGCATTATACCTGGGAAATCTAAAGACAGTAGAATTCGACTTAGATTTGCCAACAAGTGGGGCAAATGGATCAAGTATTACATGGTCATCCAGTGATGAACGTTATTTAGAATCAAATGGGAAAGTACACGTATTAGCATATGGAAAAGGAAAACGTGATGTCATTTTAACTGGTCATTTCTCATATGGAGAGGAAAGTTTAGAAAAAGAATATCTAGTAACAGTTTTAGAAGAAGCAAATAAAATCAAGGTAGAAAAGATTTATCCAATTGATGTAGATGCACAGTGTGGAAAAATGGTAAATCTGCCTACGGTTGCGATTGTTGTCACAGATGAACATAAAACAATCTCCCATTCTGTGAAATGGGATGATGGGGATACACAATGCTTTGATAAATTAGGGGATGTGGAAGTACATGGTGTACTTTTAGATACAAAAATTGATGTGGTTGCGAATATCCATGTTGTAGAAAAGATTGAAAACAAACAAGAGATACAAGAACGTGTTGTAGAAGATTTCAATAAAAAAGATGTAGATTTATTAGATGGTTCTGCCTTCAAAGAAGCGCAGGATCGTATGTTGGAGGTACTATTGGCACAAGATGATGATCAGATGCTATATAACTTCCGTGCTGCTTCTGGATTAGATACAAAAGATGCACCACAAATGATTGGATGGGATACACCAGATAGTAAGCTTCGTGGACATACAACAGGACACTATCTATCTGCCTTAGCACTATGCTACGCTGCGACAGGTAATGAAAAAATTAAAGAAAAAGCAGTTTATATGATTGAAGAGCTTGCGAAATGTCAGGAAGCATTTGGAAAACTTGGTACTTGTCACAAAGGATTCTTAAGTGCATATGATGAAACACAGTTTGATTTATTAGAAAAGTTCACACCTTATCCTGAAATTTGGGCACCATATTATACCTTACATAAAATCATGGCAGGATTATTAGATTGTTTTGAATATGTGGGTATCAAAGAAGCATACAACATCGTTGATCAGCTGGGTGACTGGGTATATGCACGATTAAGCAGATTGGATAATAAAACATTAAAGAAAATGTGGGGAACTTATATTGCTGGGGAATTTGGCGGCATGAATGAAAGCATGGCAAAACTGTATCAGTTAAGTAAAAAACCAGAACATCTGGCAGCCGCAAAACTGTTTGATAACGACCGTCTGTTTTACCCAATGATTCGTAAAATTGATGCCATTGGAGGAATGCATGCCAACCAGCATATTCCACAGGTGATTGGCGTCATGAAGATTTATGAAGCAGGCAATGATAGAAAATATTATGAAATCGCAAAATATTTCTGGAATATTGTCACAAAGGCGCATATCTATGCAATCGGTGGTACTGGAGAAACGGAAATGTTCCATCAGCCAAATCGTATTGGAGCTTTATTAAGTGATAATACCGCAGAATCTTGTGCATCATACAATATGTTGAAACTGACAAAAGAATTATTCTTATATGAACCAAAGGCTTCTTATATGGATTATTATGAAAGAGCTATGCAGAATCATATTTTATCATCACTTGAAAAACGTCCAACAGGTGCAAGTACTTACTTTATGCCGCTAAGACCAGGTGGAAGAAAATCTTTTGATGTAGAAAACAGCTGCTGTCATGGTACAGGATTAGAAAATCATTTCCGTTATGGTGATGCCATTTATCACTATGGAAAAGATTGTGTATATGTGAATTTGTTCCTGTCTTCTAAAGTTACATATCAAGGTGTTGAAATTATTCAGCATGTAGATGAAACAAAACCTCAGGATGTACACATTGAGGTAAACGGCAAGGGAGATTTCGCTTTAAAAATCCGTGTTCCATACTGGTGCCATGGAGAATATCAAGTAAATATGAATGATAAAATTGAAACTGTTTCTATGGACAAAGATGGCTATATCCAAATTCAAAAACAATGGAATAATGATCATGTTCATATTGTATTCGGTATTTCTTATGAACTTGAACAGACACCGGATCGTCCAGAAATTATGTCTTTACGTTATGGACCATATGTATTAGCTGCATTATCAGATGAACAAGATTATTTGAATCTTGCGTTAAAGAAGGATAACTTGTCTTCTGTAATGAAACAGAAAGATCATACATGTGAATTCTATGATGAAGCAGATGGATTAACATTTGTGCCAATTCATACAACTGATAAACAAGCATATCACGTATATTTTAAATTAGCGTAA
- a CDS encoding ABC transporter ATP-binding protein translates to MLRCESLKKEFYYGNSIQSVLRKVDLSVKKGEIITIMGKSGNGKTTLLNCLSLLESPDDGKIYYEDKLIDFNDTKNLEKFRRENIGYVFQNPNLIPCLNVVENLIIAIHEKQSYAKKRRKALEMLGLLGMVNKEKQSISTMSGGELQRVSILRALINNPKIIFCDEPTGALDEENSNNVMSILIKLTKMYNTTLVIVTHDQNVAKVGDNQYVMREGKLYESE, encoded by the coding sequence ATGCTTAGATGTGAAAGTTTAAAAAAAGAATTTTATTATGGGAATTCAATTCAATCTGTTTTAAGAAAAGTTGATTTAAGTGTAAAAAAAGGAGAAATCATAACAATTATGGGGAAATCAGGGAATGGTAAAACAACTTTATTGAACTGTCTTTCACTTTTAGAATCGCCGGATGATGGCAAGATTTATTATGAGGATAAATTGATAGATTTTAATGATACAAAGAACTTAGAAAAATTTAGAAGAGAAAATATAGGTTATGTTTTTCAAAACCCTAATCTAATTCCATGTTTAAACGTAGTTGAAAATTTAATCATAGCGATACATGAAAAACAAAGTTATGCCAAAAAAAGAAGAAAAGCTTTAGAAATGTTAGGCTTACTAGGAATGGTAAATAAGGAAAAACAGAGTATCTCAACAATGTCAGGAGGAGAATTACAAAGAGTATCTATATTAAGAGCTTTAATTAATAATCCAAAAATAATTTTCTGTGATGAACCAACAGGTGCTTTAGACGAAGAAAATTCTAACAATGTGATGAGTATACTGATAAAACTTACAAAAATGTATAATACAACATTAGTTATAGTGACACATGATCAAAATGTAGCTAAAGTAGGCGATAATCAATATGTTATGAGAGAAGGAAAATTATATGAAAGCGAATGA
- a CDS encoding MFS transporter produces MNNETTKQQVDERLEAVYNDKKFFGHPRGLGALAAGNFFNSFAWGGVYAILIYYLYSPYTKGLGFTQGEAASMIAAMGACNSLFVIVGSWLSDRVLGPRKALVVGNVVKAISFGLLAVPAFSLTQGRVFAVISLILMSLPIMGASNSSMTGLMYRSDDDGRRDAAFTIHNVANTITGMISPILVGFIGMSDYHLGFFLSALAAFAYGLVILFTGKRFFGPIGEKPANPVSKEELKKALGLFFAVVLIVVAIILVTVKMGVMNFDGVLNIITTFSFVIPIIFLFKMYTNKNITKEEHSKMLPFVKIWCIQCVVAVTGVLLNTAMAVFIEAKVNRNFMGIEFAPATFTSIYNLIGLIVATAFVYIWGSTKFGKLKVTKKFSIGIFINAAAFAVLAVPVLTGGKTSLFSPLWVIAYYLILSFGDNFINPIGISMTAKLAPKSYETQMQSAWSQTTSIANGISIIIFKFLTTADQQMMIFPAMAVVLVITACILIMMSKKIDEVI; encoded by the coding sequence ATGAATAACGAAACAACAAAACAACAGGTTGATGAACGCTTAGAGGCTGTCTATAATGATAAAAAATTCTTTGGACACCCTAGAGGACTAGGCGCATTGGCAGCAGGAAACTTCTTTAACTCTTTTGCATGGGGCGGTGTCTATGCAATCTTGATTTACTACTTATATAGTCCATACACCAAGGGACTTGGTTTTACACAGGGTGAAGCAGCAAGTATGATTGCGGCAATGGGTGCTTGTAACTCATTATTCGTTATCGTAGGAAGCTGGTTATCCGATAGAGTATTAGGGCCACGTAAAGCATTGGTAGTAGGAAACGTTGTAAAAGCAATTTCTTTTGGACTATTGGCAGTTCCAGCTTTCTCTTTAACACAAGGAAGAGTATTCGCAGTGATTTCCTTAATTTTGATGTCACTTCCAATTATGGGTGCTTCTAACTCTTCTATGACTGGTTTAATGTATCGAAGTGATGATGATGGTCGTCGTGATGCCGCATTTACCATTCACAATGTCGCAAATACAATTACTGGTATGATTTCTCCAATTCTTGTAGGTTTCATAGGTATGAGTGATTATCACTTAGGTTTCTTCTTAAGCGCATTAGCAGCATTTGCTTATGGTTTGGTAATCTTATTTACAGGAAAACGTTTCTTTGGTCCCATTGGTGAAAAACCAGCAAATCCTGTATCTAAGGAAGAGTTAAAAAAAGCATTAGGATTATTCTTTGCGGTCGTATTGATCGTTGTCGCAATCATCTTAGTAACTGTAAAAATGGGTGTTATGAATTTTGATGGTGTATTAAATATCATTACCACATTCTCCTTTGTTATTCCCATCATCTTCTTATTTAAAATGTATACAAATAAAAACATCACAAAAGAAGAACATAGCAAAATGCTTCCATTTGTTAAAATCTGGTGCATTCAGTGTGTTGTTGCTGTAACTGGTGTATTGTTGAACACAGCCATGGCAGTATTTATTGAAGCAAAAGTCAATCGTAACTTCATGGGTATTGAATTTGCACCAGCAACATTTACATCTATTTATAACTTAATTGGATTAATTGTTGCGACAGCATTCGTATATATCTGGGGTTCTACAAAATTTGGAAAGTTAAAAGTCACAAAGAAATTCTCTATTGGTATCTTCATCAATGCCGCAGCATTTGCCGTATTAGCTGTTCCTGTATTAACGGGTGGTAAAACAAGTTTATTCTCTCCATTATGGGTAATTGCTTACTATTTGATTCTGTCATTCGGTGATAACTTCATTAATCCTATCGGTATTTCTATGACCGCAAAACTTGCGCCAAAATCATATGAAACACAGATGCAGTCCGCATGGTCACAGACAACTTCTATCGCAAATGGTATTAGTATTATCATCTTTAAATTCCTAACTACAGCTGATCAGCAGATGATGATTTTCCCAGCTATGGCAGTCGTATTGGTGATTACCGCATGCATCCTAATTATGATGTCTAAGAAAATTGATGAGGTAATTTAA
- a CDS encoding radical SAM protein gives MYFTKRVLEFKLNEKYLLLFNTISSALDIIDFQSFKEIKENIDSGKNINYDKTDLINQFYQRGYLFDDEASEIKLINKLAAIHQEDLSNGVQRNYTICPTMGCNLRCVYCFEGEDNHCNHSCLTQAQLNTILTFIKNDLNNNVCNKKKPVISLYGGEPLLISNYSIIENVLDFASLYKLEVRIVTNGTTISKFKDLLKKYDNVAIQITLDGAKRIHDLRRITASRTGSFDTIVQNIDELIKIGVPTHLRTNIDYKNIESLAELIGFIKMKKWVETGLVYPYVAPVLDYCDGSEKSMKESDLYKAMVKIEPNFGCPDSIIKKISSPCINFLNVFFDPKVKLKPWKMSYCEATSGGNFVFSPDGNISTCLMLAGKGVYQIGTFDASEVRIDSNKLNTWTERTIYNLEKCKDCKYSLICGGGCPMAAINLNKDLECPFCSDIAATIEAFVEHHKNDFLKGM, from the coding sequence ATGTATTTTACAAAAAGAGTTTTAGAATTTAAATTAAATGAAAAATATCTATTGCTTTTTAATACTATTTCAAGTGCTTTAGATATTATTGACTTTCAAAGTTTTAAGGAAATAAAAGAAAATATTGATTCAGGAAAAAATATCAATTATGATAAAACAGATTTAATTAATCAATTTTATCAAAGAGGATATTTATTTGATGACGAGGCAAGTGAAATAAAATTAATAAATAAATTGGCAGCAATTCACCAAGAAGATTTATCCAATGGAGTACAACGGAATTATACAATATGTCCTACTATGGGGTGTAATTTGAGGTGTGTATATTGCTTTGAAGGAGAAGATAATCATTGTAATCATTCTTGTTTGACACAAGCACAGCTAAATACAATTCTCACGTTTATAAAAAATGATTTAAATAATAATGTATGCAATAAAAAGAAACCGGTTATTTCACTTTATGGTGGGGAACCGCTTTTGATTTCAAATTATTCAATTATTGAAAATGTTTTAGATTTTGCTTCTTTGTATAAACTGGAAGTAAGAATAGTTACTAATGGAACAACTATTTCAAAATTTAAAGATTTATTAAAAAAATATGATAATGTGGCCATACAGATTACTTTAGATGGAGCTAAACGTATCCATGACTTAAGAAGAATAACAGCAAGCAGAACAGGAAGTTTTGATACAATTGTTCAAAATATTGATGAATTAATTAAAATAGGAGTGCCTACTCATTTAAGAACGAATATTGATTATAAAAATATAGAGTCATTAGCAGAATTGATTGGTTTTATTAAAATGAAGAAGTGGGTAGAAACAGGTCTTGTTTATCCTTATGTAGCACCAGTTTTAGATTATTGTGATGGTAGTGAAAAATCGATGAAAGAGAGTGACTTATATAAAGCTATGGTTAAAATAGAGCCAAATTTTGGTTGTCCCGATTCTATTATAAAGAAAATTTCATCACCATGTATTAATTTTTTAAATGTGTTTTTTGATCCAAAAGTTAAACTTAAGCCATGGAAAATGAGCTATTGCGAAGCAACATCAGGAGGAAATTTTGTATTCTCACCTGATGGCAATATCTCAACATGCTTAATGCTAGCAGGAAAAGGAGTTTATCAAATAGGAACTTTTGATGCTTCTGAGGTAAGGATAGACTCGAATAAATTAAATACATGGACAGAAAGAACAATTTACAACTTAGAAAAATGTAAAGATTGTAAATATTCATTGATTTGTGGTGGAGGATGTCCTATGGCTGCAATTAATTTAAATAAAGATTTAGAATGTCCTTTTTGCAGTGATATTGCAGCAACAATAGAAGCTTTCGTAGAACATCATAAAAATGATTTTTTGAAAGGGATGTAA